Genomic segment of Nostoc sp. TCL240-02:
GTAGTCCAGGTAATGGTGGTAATATCTTTATCGATACGCGCGATGCCGTTACCTTTGACAGAAGCAGTGGTGAAAATGTGCCAAGTGCGGCATATACCTTTGCTGCTGGAAGCGGGAATGGTGGAAATATTCAGGTTAAAACAGGGACGCTAACGTTAACCAACGGTGGAGTAGTCAATGCTAGTACTACTTCTAAAGGCGATGGGGGTAATATTACCATTGATGCACGCGATCGCATTTTAATTGACGGTGTTAGCGCCACAGGTTTTTTTAGCGGTCTTTTTAGTACAGTCAATCAAGATGCTGTAGGCAATGCAGGTAATATTAACCTGACAACAGATTTTTTATTTTTAAATCGCGGGGGAATCAGTTCAAGCAGCTTTGGGCAAGGAAAAGCCGGAGATATTAATATTAATTCTGTTTCTACAGCACTTGATAACAAAGCAGCTATTGCAGCAATAACCAACTCTGGTGATGGTGGAAATATTAATTTAACTGCCAGCGATCGCTTATTATTACGTAACGGTAGCCAAATTTCGACCACCGCAGGTACAGCACAATCAGGCGGTGATGGTGGTAACATCAATATCGATTCAAGATTTATCATTGCCGTCCCCGAAGAAAACAGCGATATCGCAGCCAATGCCTTCACAGGAACAGGTGGCAAAGTGGAAATCAATTCTCAAGGTGTCTTTGGTATCGAGTCGCGGAAAAAACCAACCGAAAAAAGTGACATTACCGCCAGTTCAGAACAAGGCGTTTCAGGTGTTGTCAACATTAACGCACCCGATACCAGTTCCATTCAAAACGGCTTCAGCGAATTACCTCCAGCTATCGATACCAACGCACTCATCGCTAATAGTTGCATTTCACGCGGTACTAAGCGGCAAGAAAACTCTTTTACCATCACAGGTTCTGGTGCTTTGACTCCTAATCGTCCTGGGGTTTTGGTTTCTAACTACACAACTGGCGAGGTGAGAGGTGTTGAAACTACATCTCGTCCCTGGAAGAAAGGCGATGCGATTATCGAACCACAAGGATTATATCGGCTGAATAATGGACAGTTGCTATTGAGTCGAGAATGTTCTAATTAGTGTTGATTCGCTAAAATCAAAACAAACTGGAAAAATCTGACTATGGTAGCCATCTCCCAGCAACCGCCAAAAATGACCATCGAGGAGTATTTTGCATGGGAACTCCAGCAAGAACTTCGTTATGAATATGTCAACGGCGAAGTTTTTGCAATGACGGGTGGTACAATTCCCCACAATGATATTGCACTTAATTTTTACACAGCTTTACGCCCACATTTACGGGCTAGAGGTTGTCGAGTAAATGTGTCAGATGTGAAAGTACAAGTTACTCCTGAAAGTCCTTATTATTACCCTGATGTTATCGTCAGTTGCGACCCTCAAGACCTGAATGCCCGCAAATTTATTCAAAACCCAAAAATTATTGCCGAAGTTCTCTCCCCCACTACAAGCGGGAAAGATAGGGGCGAAAAATTCACCAATTACCTGAAAATTCCTTCTTTACAAGAATATTTATTGATAGATTCGGAAAAAATTTCCGTCGAACGCTACTGTCGGGGAGAGGGCAAAATGTGGCTTTATTATCCCTACACTGAGGGAGATATGATTACCCTATCCAGCATCGAATTTGAGTTAGCGATCGCACCACTGTATGAAGGTGTTATTTTTGAAGCAGAAGAATAGCTTGATTTATAGTGCGATCGCTTTTTCTGTAGATGTGGTTCAAAATGGTTGATAGCGGACTGAAAAATTAAAGCCATTCTCTTGCAGTGAAGTCCCCCGATCGCTTGTAAGCTAATCGGCATTCAAGCTGCAATATAGCTGAGATTGCCTTTGTTTTTGATTTGGCGATGCCACTTAATCACTAACTCGCCTTGATTCAAAAGCTTATCTAGCAGTGATTTTAATTCATCTACTGATTTAAATAAGCGATGAGCAATATATTCTTTACATGAGTGCCAGACTAACTCAATAATATTGTAATCAGGGCTGTAAGGGGGTAAAAACTCTAAAACAAAATTTGGGAACTCTTCAGATATTTTAGCTATAATGTCTTTGCGTTTATGAAAACTAGCATTATCTAAAACTAAAATAATCTTCGGCCCAGATTTTACAAAATCTTCGCCAAGGTTTCCTTTACTTATCCACTCCTGTTTAATTAATTCAAATAATAGTTGTAATTGCTCGTAAAAAATATCTGCATTACCTTTTTTCACGAAAAAGCATACCCGCTTTCGGTCTAATTCTCGGATTGCTCCCATCACATTAACCCGACCACAACGCCGTTGCCCTGGAACATTTTTACGTTTTCCTTTTTTACTCCAATTCTTGCGTCGAATTACACGTAAACTAAACCCGCTCTCGTCCCAAAACCATACCTGTAGACGCTCTGGCTGTTCTCGTGCAATCAATAAATATTGGGTAAGTTTTTCTTTAAATTTTGCTCTATCTACTGGATTTTGTTTATCCTTTAGATCATATTTAGCCCAAATATAACTATACTTTTTTCGCTTTAATATCCTCCTCACTTGAGAGCTACTTAAATCAATACCTGTTTTCTCGGTTAAATAAGTAGCTAATCTTTCTGCTGTCCATTTCCCAAATTCGTAACCTAATGATGAGGGTTCTTGAGCAACAGTTTTTAATAAAAGTTCAATATATTCAGGAGTGGCTTTTCGCCAATGTTCGTACTCTCTTTTATTATGTAAGGTTTCTAAATTATCTGGATCTCCATGCATACACCAATATGCCACTGTTCTATGCGAACAGCCTAAAAATTTTGCAATTTCGTGTTGTGGCTTCCCATCATTTTGCAGAAGAATAATTAGAATTCTTTCCCTAATATGCGGTAGGTTGCTCTCTTTTAGAGCTTCCTGTAGCTTGCTGACTTGCTCCTGTGTTAAAAAGTTCTTGGCTGGTGGCGGCATAGGTGCTTTGAAACGGCTTCATCTTCTTATTATGCAACTTAAGTACCGATTAGCTTACCCATAAGTGGTATACCATAGTCTGCACGTAATACCAATCCGTTTAAAGGTTGCCAGTTCAAGCCTAAACCCAGGCTAGCAATGGTTTTTGGGTCAGCATTAATACTGCGATTGTTCCAAGCTGTGCCGATATCAAAAAATGGTATTAGCTGTAAAGTTTCCACATTTGATGCTAGGGGAATACGAACTTCCACGCCTCCAATTACCCCATTGTCAGCAACAATTTGATTTTGACTATAGCCACGCACTGTATCTACTCCGCCAATACTGATTTTTTCTAGCGAAAGTAAGGAATCAGGGGTAAGTTGAGTGTTAACTTTGGCCAACATCAAAATGCGGGGAGACAGCCGTTGCACCCCTTGAAATTGTCCTACCCAGGAGAAAAAACGCCCATCAGTACCACTATCGTTGATAGTTGGATCAAAAGCATCGATGCCAAAACTAAATTGCGATCGCGCCGCTAAGACACTGTTAGCATTACTTTGTAACCAATCTTGCGAAAAACGAATTACCGTAACTCTTGATTCCCCATCTTCAGGCCCTTCAGTAAAGGAGAAGGGAATATCATTGAGGATGTAGGTTTGACTGCGCCGTAAATCGAATGCCAACGAGAGAGCAAATTCGTTGTTTGGCGTGTAGGTTAGCGGTTGACGGATGTTAAAAGAAGGGTTTCGGCTTCACTGCGGATATCTAAGTCACGAAATTCGCTTTCAATAATCCGGCTAGCACTGTTACTATAGCGGACACCAATAGTTCCATCTAGAGCGTTAAAGGGAATAGAATAATTGATATTGTAAATATCTAACCCTTCACTACCAGCATATTCAGCACTGAATTTATCTCCAAACCCTAATAAATTATCGTGAGCAATAAAAACACTCCCTTGTTCTGAACCAACGCTAGGTGATTGATTATTTGCAAAGTTCACCCCAGCATGGAATGGTGGCGATTCGGTAATTGTCACCTGTAAAATATTGCCACCTGGGGTGCTACCTGCGGTTAACTCGGCATTGACTCGTTCAATTACGGGGTCAAGTTGTAATAATTGCAGCGCTTCTTCAATGCGTTTTTGGTTTAAAGGCTTACCCGTCAGCCGTGCAATCCGGGAACGCACGTATACAGTTTGCAATCTTTCTAACCCTAAAATAGAAATTCCTTCAAGTTCGCCTTCCACAACTTGGATTTGCACAACACCGCTAGCGATATCTTGATTGTTGGGAATAAATGCACCACTGCTGATATAGCCATTATCAACATAGAGTTTGGTGATTTGCGATCGCAGTTGCAATAATTGCTCAAATGTGATGTTTGTATTTTCTAAGGGTTGTTTTAACTTAATGATTTCATCTTTTAAAACAGAATAGCCTGTGACTTGGATTTCTTTGACAAAGAAACTTTCGCCGCTAGGAAAAGTGGTATTAGGTTGATTTTCCTGTTGCGGTGATGGGAGTATAGGAACAGTTGGTGCAGGTGGAGGGGGAGCAATACTTGGTGATGGTTGAGGAATGATTTCTTCCACTTTCTGTGGAATATCAGGGGGAATTGTTATTCCAGAAGGGGGTGTCGATTGGGCAAATACTGCGATTGGAGTGATGTTTATGCAGGAAAATAATATGAAAAAAAGCTTTTGAAATCGAAGGTAGGAACCCATTGTTTATATAATGTCTAAAAGATAGTGTCTAAATTTTTGCAAATTGCTATCAGATACCTAAGTAAGTGGGCAGTAGATAATTGTCATTGGAATAAGGCAATAGGTATAAGGATTTTAGCCTAGTTCGTTGTTCTTTACATAGTTTGATTTTATTGTGCAAACTTATTTACCTAAGAGGATAAAATATCCAGATAGCCGACTCTATTTTATTTTTGAATAAAACTCAGTACATCTTTATTACTTATTCTCTGTTTTGTGTTTTCTTTCTCTACAAATGATTTAGGAATCAAATCAGAGTGCTATATCCGACTTCTATTTAATAAGTAATCAAGCAGACATGATACTAGTAGAGCCTCTGTAATTGTGTTCCCAGACCTCAGCGTGGAAAAGAATATTATTATTTAATTAAAATACCATAATAGATTTATTGATGATTGCATAAAAGTGCAATCATCAATAAATCCCATTGGGAAATTCCTAATATTCTTGATAGTCGCCTCCATGACCGTAAAAAGTTATTCCATAGGTGCTGCAAAGATTAGCTTGACGCATGAGATCATAAGTGCCATCGCTATAAACGGCTTTAACATCATAGGTACATTGATTGCTGCTATTGCCAAATGTAATCATGTCAAATGAACCGTTAATAATATCTGAATTGAGAATATTATTACCCCAATATCTAGATTTTGCTGAGGATACATATAGTTGAGTAACTTCTAACTCATTGTTGTTGTAAACTAAAAAATCACAGATGTCATTTGCCAGAGCATTTTGACTTGTTAACGGTACTATTGGAAACGCTAAAGTTGTTACCAAAACTGTATTGCGAACTAGTTTAGAAAACATAATACACCTCTCAATCTGAATTAGTAAAAGTTACAAAAAATTTCATCAGCAACGGTTGATAAATTAATGATTTTTGTCTTTTTCGATTTATGAACCGTTTCTTTAATACTCAGATTAAGGTAAAGGACTAGGTAATGCATTCACCATTTATGCACATATACATGCCTAATTTGTATGGTGCGATCGCATAATAGTACCTGCTATTTTGCAGAAAACTGTATATAGGATTTTGTAATGTTGCCCGTCAAAAATATAAATATTAGGATTTACGCAAAACTACACGCGGTAGGGGCAATACCCTGCGGGAAGCCGAAGAAGCATCTACATGAATTACCCCTACCTGGAAATTAGGGGTTGGGCTATTCTTTGCGTAAGTCCTGAATATCTCTCACGCACAGGCGCATTCCACGCAGTCGTTCCTGCTTTCTTCACTCGACTTTATCCAAAATTAAGAACTTGGTTTTCTTTATCCGGCAAAAACCCTGGCTTTTTGGCAAATACTTTTTTCACACCACAGATTCTCGACGACGAAAACTATTGTCTGTATTCTCTTCACCGCCGATGGTAGCTAAATGATTAGCAATAGTAGCGATAGTTAAAGGGTTGAACGAGGTCAAGATGTCAACTTTAGAAGTTTTAGGGGCTGTAGAGATAAATTCAGAATGTTCAATGGCTGTCAACTTTCGCTAAATTGGAAAAAGGAAAACTCAAGGAAATCTTAAATGTCAGCACAATTGTTACTGGTGGATGATGAACCAGGGATACGGGAAGCCGTGAAAGACTATTTGCAAGAGAGCGGTTTCAGCGTTCAAGTCGCCAGTAACGCCCTTGAAGGTTGGGAATGGATGCAAATGAATACACCTGACTTAGTGATATCCGATGTCATGATGCCCCAGGTGGATGGCTATCAGTTCCTCAAGCAACTGCGAGAAGACCCCCGCTTTCAAGCACTGCCAGTAGTATTTTTAACTGCTAAGGGTATGACTGGCGATCGCATCCAAGGCTATCATGCTGGTGTTGATGCCTATTTACCCAAACCCTTCGATCCTGATGAGTTAGTGGCTATAGTCGAAAATTTGCTAGCCCGCCGCGCTGCTAAGGCTACAACTACAGGAGATGACGCTGAAACACCCGATCTTGCTGAACTAGCTAATCAAATTGCCCAAATTAAAGCATTATTAACCCAAAGAAATGCCATTTCCCAATCGCCAGCCCCTTTTAAAATTGATTTGACTCCCAGAGAACAAAGTGTTTTAAACTTGGTCGCTGAAGGGTTGATGAATAAAGAAATCGCCCGTCGTTTGGAAACCAGCGTCCGCAATGTAGAAAAGTACGTCAGCCGTTTGTTTAGTAAAACTGGCACTAATAGCCGTACAGAGTTAGTTCGTTTTGCTCTAGAACACGGTCTGGCTAAATAGGCATAGGGCATGGGGCATCCCTTCGGCTCCGCTCAGGGCAGGTGGGCATTGGGCATTGGGCATTGATTATTATTGTTTTCTCCATCCCCCTCATTCCCCTCTGCTCCCCTGCTCCCTGCCTGTGGGTAATTGGTAATAGGTAACTGGCTGCCAAACCATAACCTAATACTGGTAATAGATAAAACATAAGTATTTCAGCAAATCAGGCACTTAGCTAAAGTAAAAAGCTAAAAGAAAGGTTATTTATGTTTAGTTTGGTCTTTTAGGTTTTCATTGGATTTGCGCCTGTTGTCCAATTCCCCATCTGTAAAGACACAGGTTTTTTCTTCCTGCAATTTTTTGATAAAAACTCGGTAAAATGCACCCGGTTGAGTTTTCTCTCAGATTCTACCAGTACCCTTTGCTACAAAGTTTTTTAATAGAGGAAACTGTTCCTGGGACTTTGTGCTGCTAAATAAGACTTTCACAAAGTAGAAATCATAATATTTTGATGAATTCTACTTGCTGCTTAGTTTTTATTGCAACGGGGCTCATGGGATCAACATTTGATTTGATGCCCAATTCATGCTTCTCACTACTTAAATTACACCTTTAAGTTTGTGGATTTTCAGCAGCATTACGCAAGCGCATAAGCTGACGTCGCATTTGAGGTGAAGCTTTAAACTCAGACACTTCCTGCGCTTTAACGGACGCTTGTAGCGTCTCTAGAAAGTCATCAGAGCCTTCGGTCAAAGCATCAAGTAGCACTTGTAAGAGTTGCTCGCGATCGCTCAACAGACTCTTTTCCTCAATCAACCGGAATTTGAGATGGATTTCGCACTCATAAACACCTACTTCGAGATTATTTATCTGGCGTGGTAATGCTTTGGAGTTCATAACTATTGAGATTCCTTTACTTGGTTGTCATGAGGGTAAGGAGGTAGATGTCCAGCAAAAATTCTTTATATCTCTTTTGAATCCAAAGTGCTTGAATTAAGAATTTTTCTTCATCAATCACTTTTGTAATCCATTTCACTCTCCTGTGTTTTATTTACAAGCTAAATTTTCACTGTTTAGATTTTGATGTTCCTGTGCTAGATGTAGCTTATGGTAAGCCATAACTATTATTCAGTTTTTAAGATTCTACACAATAAAGTTTCTGTAAGAAGTTGTTAAACCTTTTTAAAGCTTTTTACATCAACTTTATGTGAACGTCAATAACAGTTGGACTTGTTACTTTAATTTTGGTGTTTATACGTAAGTAAAATCGCTTAATTTTTTTGAAATTATTACAGCCAGAGGTCGATGTAGCACTATTCAGTAAAATTACTTGATGTACGTTTTTTGCAATAGAAAATTCCGAAGAAATTCGTGAGCAGAATTATTAAGGTAAAAACTTTTGTTCTGCATAAAAAAATGTACACAGATCAAATTATTCCTAGTGAGTGCTTCATCTTACTGGTTTTTAGGCTTGATAAGTGAGAAAATACTAGCAGCAGTTAAGATTCACACACCACTTTGATTTGTTTGTATACCCTAAATGAAAAAGTAATTTTTACAGAAAAAGAATTGAACTACTGTCAGTACTCGCTGCTAAATGTGTCTTGAACTCATAACAGAAGTAGTAAGTTAATCAGTACAGGTGATATTTTTACTTATGCCTATTCAATATACCCTTTTG
This window contains:
- a CDS encoding Uma2 family endonuclease translates to MVAISQQPPKMTIEEYFAWELQQELRYEYVNGEVFAMTGGTIPHNDIALNFYTALRPHLRARGCRVNVSDVKVQVTPESPYYYPDVIVSCDPQDLNARKFIQNPKIIAEVLSPTTSGKDRGEKFTNYLKIPSLQEYLLIDSEKISVERYCRGEGKMWLYYPYTEGDMITLSSIEFELAIAPLYEGVIFEAEE
- a CDS encoding IS630 family transposase, translated to MPPPAKNFLTQEQVSKLQEALKESNLPHIRERILIILLQNDGKPQHEIAKFLGCSHRTVAYWCMHGDPDNLETLHNKREYEHWRKATPEYIELLLKTVAQEPSSLGYEFGKWTAERLATYLTEKTGIDLSSSQVRRILKRKKYSYIWAKYDLKDKQNPVDRAKFKEKLTQYLLIAREQPERLQVWFWDESGFSLRVIRRKNWSKKGKRKNVPGQRRCGRVNVMGAIRELDRKRVCFFVKKGNADIFYEQLQLLFELIKQEWISKGNLGEDFVKSGPKIILVLDNASFHKRKDIIAKISEEFPNFVLEFLPPYSPDYNIIELVWHSCKEYIAHRLFKSVDELKSLLDKLLNQGELVIKWHRQIKNKGNLSYIAA
- a CDS encoding response regulator transcription factor: MSAQLLLVDDEPGIREAVKDYLQESGFSVQVASNALEGWEWMQMNTPDLVISDVMMPQVDGYQFLKQLREDPRFQALPVVFLTAKGMTGDRIQGYHAGVDAYLPKPFDPDELVAIVENLLARRAAKATTTGDDAETPDLAELANQIAQIKALLTQRNAISQSPAPFKIDLTPREQSVLNLVAEGLMNKEIARRLETSVRNVEKYVSRLFSKTGTNSRTELVRFALEHGLAK
- a CDS encoding Npun_R1517 family heterocyst differentiation transcriptional regulator; translated protein: MNSKALPRQINNLEVGVYECEIHLKFRLIEEKSLLSDREQLLQVLLDALTEGSDDFLETLQASVKAQEVSEFKASPQMRRQLMRLRNAAENPQT